A DNA window from bacterium contains the following coding sequences:
- a CDS encoding aminotransferase class III-fold pyridoxal phosphate-dependent enzyme has translation MLKTKCLSDKEIREIDSKYSSYGDTVHYSEQPKVFKECDGSFVYDTNDVPFLDIQMWYSASNFGYNNKRISTALIDQIDKMPQIAPQFLYDYKVLLSQKICEASYQRFGSKGRTHFNVGGSQAVEDALKLVRNATKKNLMFAFMGGYHGRTLGASAITSSYRYRRRFGHFSERAHFIPYPYCFRCFYGKNCDSCDFYCLDQFEKMFETEYNSFWDNKTGETEFIAFFAEAIQGTGGYIIPPKGYFERFKNILDQYNILLVDDEVQMGFYRTGKLWAIEHFNVNPDVVVFGKSLTNGMNPLSGLWAKEELIKPDIFPPGSTHSTFSSNPLGTRAGYEVMSMLEEVDHENLVTSQGKKFLEGLEYLKKKHKKIGNVDGIGLALRLEICENDGYTPNKDLTDRIVEEGLKGNLEYNGKKYGLVLDVGGYYKNVLTIAPSLYIKDSEINMAVDLLDQLFTRFNY, from the coding sequence ATGTTAAAAACGAAATGCTTGTCGGATAAAGAAATAAGAGAAATTGACAGCAAATATTCTTCTTATGGAGATACTGTCCATTATTCTGAGCAACCAAAGGTCTTTAAGGAATGTGACGGGTCATTTGTTTATGATACAAATGATGTTCCTTTTCTTGATATACAAATGTGGTATTCCGCATCAAATTTTGGCTATAACAACAAAAGAATATCTACGGCTTTAATCGACCAAATAGATAAAATGCCTCAAATTGCACCGCAATTTCTTTATGATTATAAAGTTTTACTGTCCCAAAAAATTTGTGAGGCGAGTTATCAAAGGTTTGGCAGTAAAGGCCGCACGCATTTTAATGTGGGAGGTTCTCAGGCTGTTGAAGATGCTTTGAAACTTGTCAGAAATGCAACTAAAAAGAATTTAATGTTCGCTTTTATGGGAGGTTATCACGGAAGAACTTTAGGCGCTTCTGCAATAACATCAAGTTATAGATACAGAAGGCGTTTTGGTCATTTTTCCGAGCGGGCTCATTTTATACCTTATCCTTATTGTTTCAGATGTTTTTACGGCAAAAATTGCGACAGTTGCGATTTTTATTGTCTTGATCAATTTGAAAAAATGTTTGAAACAGAATACAATTCTTTTTGGGATAATAAAACCGGAGAAACAGAGTTTATAGCCTTTTTTGCAGAAGCAATACAAGGCACAGGCGGATATATAATACCTCCTAAAGGGTATTTTGAAAGATTTAAAAACATACTTGATCAATATAATATTCTTCTTGTAGATGATGAAGTGCAGATGGGCTTTTATCGAACAGGAAAGCTTTGGGCTATAGAGCATTTCAATGTAAATCCCGATGTTGTAGTCTTTGGAAAGTCCCTAACAAATGGAATGAATCCGTTATCTGGCTTGTGGGCAAAAGAAGAGCTGATTAAACCTGATATTTTTCCGCCCGGCTCAACACATTCAACTTTCTCCTCCAACCCGTTAGGAACTAGAGCAGGATATGAAGTGATGAGTATGCTTGAAGAAGTAGATCACGAAAACTTAGTAACTTCGCAGGGCAAAAAATTTCTTGAGGGATTAGAATATTTAAAGAAAAAACATAAAAAAATCGGGAATGTCGATGGAATTGGTCTTGCTTTAAGATTAGAAATTTGTGAAAACGATGGCTATACACCAAATAAGGATTTGACAGACCGTATAGTTGAAGAAGGCTTAAAAGGAAATCTTGAATATAACGGTAAAAAATATGGCTTAGTTCTCGATGTAGGAGGATATTATAAAAATGTCCTTACGATTGCCCCGTCTTTGTACATTAAAGATTCCGAAATAAATATGGCTGTTGATTTGTTAGATCAGTTATTTACGAGGTTTAATTATTGA
- a CDS encoding MtnX-like HAD-IB family phosphatase, which translates to MNNIVIFCDFDGTITINDTVDHLLSIFADKNWINIEESWKKGEIGSKECLKKQLECIDYISEKQLNEFIEDIEIDVYFINFLEFLKIQENLNHKKIELYVVSDGFDFFINRTLEKYGIKRFVKVFSNKLIYSKGKLIPVFPLFNQYCKKDSGLCKCEIIKKLKKDRRVLYIGDGTSDICAANLADILFAKDSLAEHCDQNGINYIKFKTFKDICEYLYLNLGEEQYVKNEMLVG; encoded by the coding sequence ATGAATAATATTGTAATATTTTGTGATTTTGACGGGACAATTACAATAAATGATACAGTAGATCATTTGTTAAGCATTTTTGCAGATAAAAACTGGATAAATATTGAAGAATCCTGGAAAAAGGGAGAAATTGGTTCAAAAGAATGTTTGAAAAAACAATTGGAATGTATAGATTATATTTCTGAAAAACAATTAAACGAATTTATAGAGGATATCGAAATAGATGTCTATTTTATTAACTTTCTTGAATTTTTAAAAATTCAAGAAAATTTAAATCATAAAAAAATCGAACTTTATGTGGTAAGTGACGGGTTTGATTTTTTTATAAACAGGACTCTGGAAAAATACGGCATAAAGCGTTTTGTTAAAGTTTTTTCCAACAAATTAATTTACAGCAAAGGTAAATTAATACCTGTTTTCCCTTTGTTTAATCAATATTGCAAAAAAGATTCAGGCTTATGCAAATGTGAAATTATAAAAAAACTAAAAAAAGATAGGAGAGTTCTGTATATAGGAGACGGAACTTCTGATATTTGTGCAGCAAATCTAGCCGATATATTGTTTGCAAAAGATTCACTTGCAGAACATTGCGACCAAAACGGCATTAATTATATAAAATTTAAAACGTTTAAAGATATTTGTGAGTATTTATATTTGAATTTGGGGGAAGAACAATATGTTAAAAACGAAATGCTTGTCGGATAA